The Anguilla anguilla isolate fAngAng1 chromosome 4, fAngAng1.pri, whole genome shotgun sequence genome has a window encoding:
- the gpr17 gene encoding uracil nucleotide/cysteinyl leukotriene receptor isoform X1, with amino-acid sequence MQSIYHPHLTFELQQKEARLDCLVENKEVHYQSIFSVAISNREKHSWDPSVKMNSSTMEVTPLFSNQSSESCGGETTTENLLFGGYYILVFLLALNGNGVALWIFSRQRGTSSPANVFLLHLAIADISYVIILPLRATYHLTGGHWPFGEVPCRVAGFLFYVNMYASLYFLACVAGDRYLAVVHAVRSLKVRRARYAHAISFSLWALVTVSMAPLLVSQQTSEVDGVTVCSQLYREKASRRALVSLAVAFTPPFLATLTFYLLIIQSLHRGSRLEPALKLKALRTIGLVLLIYVVCFLPYHASRAIFILGYGHPGISCRARRGLMLANRLTSSLTCLNGALDPLVYLFGAEKFRDSLQRLLCQDKAGGSGATSGELKGTHESSVSARSEF; translated from the exons atgcagtccatttaccatccgcATTTGACATTTGAATTACAGCAGAAGGAAGCTCGGTTGGACTGTCTTGTTGAGAACAAGGAAGTGCATTatcaaagcattttttctgTTGCAATCAGCAACCGTGAAAAGCACAGCTGGGATCCCT CTGTAAAAATGAACTCCTCTACAATGGAAGTCACTCCTCTGTTTTCCAACCAGTCCTCAGAGAGCTGTGGAGGGGAGACGACCACAGAGAACCTGCTCTTTGGGGGATACTACATCCTGGTCTTCCTCCTGGCCTTGAATGGAAATGGTGTGGCCCTCTGGATCTTCTCCCGCCAGCGTGGCACTTCTTCCCCAGCCAACGTCTTTCTCTTGCACCTAGCCATAGCTGACATCTCTTATGTGATCATCTTACCCCTACGGGCCACGTATCACCTGACTGGGGGGCACTGGCCGTTTGGAGAAGTGCCTTGCAGAGTGGCCGGGTTCCTGTTTTACGTCAACATGTACGCCAGCCTCTACTTCTTGGCTTGCGTGGCCGGCGACCGCTACCTGGCCGTGGTCCACGCGGTGCGGTCGCTGAAGGTCCGCCGCGCCCGCTACGCCCACGCCATCAGCTTCTCCCTCTGGGCCCTGGTGACCGTCTCCATGGCGCCCCTCCTGGTCAGCCAGCAGACCTCCGAGGTGGACGGGGTGACCGTGTGCTCGCAGCTGTACCGGGAGAAGGCCTCCCGCCGGGCGCTCGTCTCCCTGGCGGTGGCCTTCACCCCGCCCTTCCTGGCCACCCTCACCTTCTACCTGCTCATCATCCAGAGCCTCCACCGGGGCTCCAGGCTGGAGCCGGCCCTCAAGCTGAAGGCCCTGCGCACCATCGGCCTCGTCCTGCTCATCTACGTGGTCTGCTTCCTGCCCTACCACGCCAGCCGCGCCATTTTCATCCTGGGCTACGGCCACCCCGGCATCTCCTGCCGGGCCAGGCGCGGCCTGATGCTGGCCAACCGCCTGACCTCATCCCTTACCTGTCTGAATGGAGCCCTGGATCCCCTCGTCTACCTGTTTGGGGCAGAGAAGTTCAGGGACAGCCTGCAGAGGCTCTTATGCCAGGATAAGGCAGGGGGGTCTGGCGCCACCAGTGGGGAGCTGAAGGGAACCCACGAGAGCTCTGTGAGCGCCAGGTCCGAGTTCTGA
- the gpr17 gene encoding uracil nucleotide/cysteinyl leukotriene receptor isoform X2 has translation MNSSTMEVTPLFSNQSSESCGGETTTENLLFGGYYILVFLLALNGNGVALWIFSRQRGTSSPANVFLLHLAIADISYVIILPLRATYHLTGGHWPFGEVPCRVAGFLFYVNMYASLYFLACVAGDRYLAVVHAVRSLKVRRARYAHAISFSLWALVTVSMAPLLVSQQTSEVDGVTVCSQLYREKASRRALVSLAVAFTPPFLATLTFYLLIIQSLHRGSRLEPALKLKALRTIGLVLLIYVVCFLPYHASRAIFILGYGHPGISCRARRGLMLANRLTSSLTCLNGALDPLVYLFGAEKFRDSLQRLLCQDKAGGSGATSGELKGTHESSVSARSEF, from the coding sequence ATGAACTCCTCTACAATGGAAGTCACTCCTCTGTTTTCCAACCAGTCCTCAGAGAGCTGTGGAGGGGAGACGACCACAGAGAACCTGCTCTTTGGGGGATACTACATCCTGGTCTTCCTCCTGGCCTTGAATGGAAATGGTGTGGCCCTCTGGATCTTCTCCCGCCAGCGTGGCACTTCTTCCCCAGCCAACGTCTTTCTCTTGCACCTAGCCATAGCTGACATCTCTTATGTGATCATCTTACCCCTACGGGCCACGTATCACCTGACTGGGGGGCACTGGCCGTTTGGAGAAGTGCCTTGCAGAGTGGCCGGGTTCCTGTTTTACGTCAACATGTACGCCAGCCTCTACTTCTTGGCTTGCGTGGCCGGCGACCGCTACCTGGCCGTGGTCCACGCGGTGCGGTCGCTGAAGGTCCGCCGCGCCCGCTACGCCCACGCCATCAGCTTCTCCCTCTGGGCCCTGGTGACCGTCTCCATGGCGCCCCTCCTGGTCAGCCAGCAGACCTCCGAGGTGGACGGGGTGACCGTGTGCTCGCAGCTGTACCGGGAGAAGGCCTCCCGCCGGGCGCTCGTCTCCCTGGCGGTGGCCTTCACCCCGCCCTTCCTGGCCACCCTCACCTTCTACCTGCTCATCATCCAGAGCCTCCACCGGGGCTCCAGGCTGGAGCCGGCCCTCAAGCTGAAGGCCCTGCGCACCATCGGCCTCGTCCTGCTCATCTACGTGGTCTGCTTCCTGCCCTACCACGCCAGCCGCGCCATTTTCATCCTGGGCTACGGCCACCCCGGCATCTCCTGCCGGGCCAGGCGCGGCCTGATGCTGGCCAACCGCCTGACCTCATCCCTTACCTGTCTGAATGGAGCCCTGGATCCCCTCGTCTACCTGTTTGGGGCAGAGAAGTTCAGGGACAGCCTGCAGAGGCTCTTATGCCAGGATAAGGCAGGGGGGTCTGGCGCCACCAGTGGGGAGCTGAAGGGAACCCACGAGAGCTCTGTGAGCGCCAGGTCCGAGTTCTGA